A single genomic interval of Daucus carota subsp. sativus chromosome 1, DH1 v3.0, whole genome shotgun sequence harbors:
- the LOC108205376 gene encoding cytoplasmic 60S subunit biogenesis factor REI1 homolog 2, which translates to MVGLGCNACNKEFADDSEQKLHYKSEWHRYNLKRKVAGVPGVTESLFLARQAALAEEKNKSNEGPMLYSCGLCGKGYRSSKAHVQHLKSKSHILRASQGAHDEAEGATIIKPLPPRNLKKTPQPRLEENYESEESDEWVEVDGEEESMADMDVIDEDSDGDEDDNMQIDLDPSCCFMCDQKHKTIESCMVHMHKQHGFFIPDVEYLSDPTGLLTYLGLKVKRDFMCLYCNERCHAFNSLEAVRKHMVAKSHCKVHFGDGGDDEEAELEEFYDYSSSYVDVDGKKLVSSDDQTNEVELGHGGSELIITRKTDDKISTKALGSREYMRYYRQKPRPSSENDIMISVALASRYKSMGLTTVQSKENRVRMKVMKEMQRSGVEAMRSKIGMKSNVIRNLPKNCTY; encoded by the exons ATGGTTGGATTGGGCTGTAACGCTTGTAACAAAGAATTCGCCGATGATTCTGAGCAGAAGCTTCATTACAAATCTGAATGGCATCGCTACAATCTCAAACGCAAG GTGGCTGGGGTTCCTGGGGTTACAGAATCACTCTTCTTAGCTAGACAGGCTGCACTTGCTGAAGAGAAAAATAAGTCGAATGAAGGCCCAATGCTCTACAGTTGTGGACTCTGTGGAAAAGGATACAGAAGCTCCAAGGCTCATGTGCAGCATCTCAAATCAAAAAGTCACATTCTGCGTGCTTCACAGGGAGCACATGATGAAGCTGAGGGAGCTACTATAATCAAGCCTCTTCCACCTCGTAATCTTAAGAAAACTCCCCAACCAAGGCTGGAAGAGAACTATGAAAGCGAAGAAAGTGATGAATGGGTGGAGGTCGATGGTGAAGAAGAATCTATGGCTGACATGGATGTTATTGATGAAGACTCTGATGGCGATGAAGATGATAATATGCAGATTGATTTGGATCCGTCTTGTTGCTTTATGTGCGATCAAAAGCATAAAACTATAGAGAGCTGTATGGTTCACATGCACAAGCAGCATGGCTTTTTCATCCCTGATGTTGAGTATTTGAGTGATCCCACTGGTCTTCTCACTTATCTTGGCCTCAAG GTCAAGAGGGACTTCATGTGTTTGTATTGCAATGAGAGATGTCATGCTTTTAACAGTTTGGAAGCCGTCAGGAAACACATGGTGGCAAAATCTCACTGCAAAGTGCACTTTGGTGATGGTGGCGATGATGAAGAAGCAGAGTTGGAAGAGTTCTATGATTACAGCAGCAG TTATGTTGACGTGGATGGGAAGAAGCTAGTTTCATCAGATGATCAGACCAATGAGGTTGAGCTTGGACATGGTGGGTCTGAGCTCATTATTACTCGAAAAACAGATGATAAGATATCAACAAAAGCACTAGGATCAAGGGAATATATGCGCTACTACCGCCAGAAACCTCGGCCATCGAGTGAGAATGACATTATGATCTCTGTTGCATTGGCATCAAG GTACAAGAGCATGGGGTTGACAACTGTACAATCGAAAGAGAACAGGGTCAGGATGAAGGTGATGAAGGAGATGCAGCGATCAGGGGTGGAAGCTATGAGGTCCAAGATCGGCATGAAGAGTAATGTCATTCGCAATCTTCCCAAGAATTGTACTTATTAA
- the LOC108212489 gene encoding uncharacterized protein LOC108212489 translates to MEIDQQNSDWESVSCPICLECPHNGVLLQCSSYVKGCRPFVCDTDHLHSNCLDRFKSAHGMLSESSSSRTSSATSLSNESTDTKDPEATDKPVCPLCRGEVTGWAIVEVARVHLNEKRRRCEEEQCAFSGTYYELRQHAQLEHPHACPSKIDPARQLDWENFQQSSEIIDVLSTIHSEVPRGVVLGDYVIEYGDDDSGDDFEDLPGAQGNWWTSCILYQVFDNFRTSRRRRRSRANESRRGNRNINYDTSNSDEGSVTSTEDEFVSTIGLSSTTGHRSSRRRRSRFFDN, encoded by the exons ATGGAAATAGATCAACAGAATTCTGATTGGGAAAGTGTGAGTTGTCCTATATGCTTAGAATGTCCTCACAATGGTGTCCTCCTCCAATGCTCATCTTATGTGAAAGGATGTCGTCCTTTTGTATGTGACACTGATCATTTGCACTCTAACTGTCTGGACCGTTTTAAAAGTGCACATGGCATGTTATCTGAGTCATCTTCATCTAGAACATCTAGTGCGACATCCCTTTCAAATGAGAGCACTGACACAAAAGATCCTGAAGCCACTGACAAGCCTGTGTGTCCCCTTTGTAGAGGAGAAGTTACGGGATGGGCCATTGTAGAAGTGGCCCGTGTACATTTGAATGAGAAAAGGCGTCGTTGTGAAGAGGAACAATGTGCATTTTCAGGTACCTACTATGAACTTCGGCAACATGCTCAGCTCGAGCATCCTCATGCCTGCCCCTCTAAAATTGATCCTGCACGACAACTAGATTGGGAGAACTTCCAGCAGTCATCAGAGATAATCGATGTTTTAAGCACTATACATTCAGAAGTTCCACGGGGGGTGGTACTTGGGGACTATGTTATTGAGTATGGTGATGATGATTCTGGAGATGATTTTGAAGACTTGCCTGGAGCTCAAGGTAACTGGTGGACATCTTGTATCTTGTATCAGGTCTTTGATAACTTTAGAACTTCTAGGAGGAGGAGAAGATCACGAGCAAATGAGTCAAGAAGAGGAAACCGAAATATAAACTATGATACGTCAAATTCCGATGAAGGTTCTGTAACATCGACTGAAGATGAGTTTGTTAGTACCATTGGTCTTTCAAGTACAACTGGCCATCGCAG TTCTAGAAGACGTCGCTCTCGCTTCTTTGACAATTAG